Proteins found in one Mangifera indica cultivar Alphonso chromosome 15, CATAS_Mindica_2.1, whole genome shotgun sequence genomic segment:
- the LOC123197161 gene encoding heavy metal-associated isoprenylated plant protein 39-like isoform X1, translating to MDVKKAVLKLDFQDDKLKKKAMKTVSGLPGVESIAMDMKDKKLTVIGDIDPVSIVSKLRKLCHTDIVSVGPAKEPEKKKADDKKKDEAKKDDVAELVKAYKAYNPSLTTHYYVRSAEEDPNSCVIC from the exons ATGGATGTGAAG AAAGCAGTGTTGAAACTGGACTTTCAGGATGACAAACTCAAGAAAAAAGCCATGAAGACGGTCTCTGGCCTTCCAG GGGTTGAATCAATCGCCATGGATATGAAGGACAAGAAATTGACAGTGATTGGAGACATTGATCCAGTGAGTATAGTGAGCAAACTGAGGAAGCTTTGTCACACTGACATAGTATCAGTTGGACCAGCAAAAGAGCCGGAGAAGAAGAAGGCAGACGATAAGAAAAAAGATGAGGCTAAAAAAGACGATGTAGCTGAGCTTGTTAAGGCCTACAAGGCCTATAATCCGTCTTTGACCACACATTATTATGTTAGAAGTGCAGAGGAAGATCCAAACTCCTGTGTCATCTGCTAA
- the LOC123197160 gene encoding heavy metal-associated isoprenylated plant protein 39-like, which yields MDVKKAVLKLDFHDEKVKKKAMKTVSGLPGVESIAMDTKDHKLTVIGNIDPVCIVSKLRKLCHTEIVSVGPAKEPEKKKEEPKKQEPKKDEPKKDDVAELVKAYKAYNPYLTTQYYVRSVEEDPNACVIC from the exons ATGGATGTGAAG aaaGCAGTGTTGAAATTGGACTTTCACGATGAAAAAGTCAAGAAAAAAGCCATGAAGACGGTCTCTGGCCTTCCag GGGTTGAATCAATCGCCATGGACACGAAGGACCATAAATTGACAGTGATTGGAAACATTGATCCAGTATGTATAGTGAGCAAACTGAGGAAGCTTTGTCACACTGAGATAGTATCAGTTGGACCTGCGAAAGAGCcggagaagaagaaggaagagccCAAGAAACAAGAGCCGAAAAAAGACGAGCCGAAAAAAGATGATGTAGCTGAGCTTGTTAAGGCCTACAAGGCCTATAATCCTTATTTAACCACACAATATTATGTTAGAAGTGTAGAGGAAGATCCAAACGCCTGTGTCATCTGCTAA
- the LOC123198361 gene encoding LOW QUALITY PROTEIN: DUF21 domain-containing protein At5g52790 (The sequence of the model RefSeq protein was modified relative to this genomic sequence to represent the inferred CDS: inserted 1 base in 1 codon; deleted 1 base in 1 codon), with product MAADVPCCETMFWVYLVICVALVSFSGLMSGLTMGLMSLSLVDLEVIMKAGQPEDRKKVAKILPIVKHQHVLLCTLLIGNALAMEALPIFLDVLLPAWASVLISVTLILRLGQIIPQAVCSWYGLTIGAKLSATVRLIVIVIFSLSYPISKLLDWLLGKRHSALPRRAELKTLVDMHGNEVGKGGELTHDETTIITGALDMTRKTVKDAMTPISKIFPLDINSRLDEITMGLIIGKGHSRVPIYQQXPTNIIGLILVKNLIKYSPEDETPIRDLNIRRTPKVHDGVPLYDYILNQFQKGQSHMAVVV from the exons ATGGCAGCTGACGTGCCTTGTTGTGAGACAATGTTTTGGGTTTATTTAGTCATATGTGTGGCTCTTGTGTCTTTCTCCGGCCTCATGTCAGGCCTCACTATGGGACTCATGTCCCTCAGCCTCGTCGATCTTGAGGTCATAATGAAGGCTGGTCAGCCCGAAGACCGCAAAAAAGTAG CAAAGATTCTCCCCATTGTTAAGCATCAGCATGTTCTTCTATGTACTCTCCTCATAGGCAACGCCTTGGCAATGGAGGCCTTGCCCATTTTCTTGGATGTACTTCTGCCAGCTTGGGCTTCTGTATTGATTTCGGTCACCCTCATTCTGCGTTTGG gtcAGATTATCCCTCAGGCTGTGTGTTC TTGGTATGGATTGACTATTGGTGCAAAACTGTCCGCTACGGTTCGGTTGATTGTTATTGTTATCTTCTCGTTATCTTATCCCATTAGTAAG TTACTGGATTGGCTTCTTGGAAAGAGACACTCTGCACTTCCACGGCGGGCAGAGCTGAAAACACTCGTGGATATGCATGGAAATGAGGTTG GGAAAGGTGGAGAGTTGACACATGATGAAACAACAATTATCACTGGAGCTTTAGACATGACACGCAAGACAGTCAAAGATGCTATGACCccaatttctaaaatttttccaCTTGACATAAATTCCAGATTGGATGA GATTACGATGGGCCTAATAATAGGCAAAGGACATAGTCGTGTGCCTATCTACCAGC TCCCAACAAATATTATTGGCCTTATTTTG GTAAAAAATCTAATCAAGTACAGTCCTGAAGATGAAACCCCGATCAGAGATCTTAATATTCGGAGAACTCCCAA GGTGCACGATGGTGTGCCTCTCTATGAT TATATACTAAACCAGTTTCAAAAGGGTCAAAGCCACATGGCCGTTGTTGTTTAG
- the LOC123197620 gene encoding DNA-directed primase/polymerase protein yields the protein MDDVDRLFQCFKCGVSPPPSAMIERKRRKIKPKQEGTKLEVCTTSGTPSPGSTGCGKTTETDITLFPEKLGLPMVKANKSSCGKQISPVVFYGTPHGVPPKRPSSLLRLLREIRVDLSEEDKSDLRKEVWATFPRQDEAMKFARGHTNVHIYSYQDHFNGQRRFLVSTYEEFWQRYKIMDPKFRHHYEVIQEGFPCHLYFDLEFNKRDNPEKDGDEMVDLLISITLEALLDKYSIEGNEDWIIELDSSTTEKFSRHLIIRMPKTAFKDNSHAGAFVTEICSRIRRARERDEKFEKLFIKKDSSSDESPSQLFVDTAVYSRNRCFRLALSSKAGKNSFLLPTGRFRCKGMCEEDMFMASLICNIDADCNKRLVCKLELDCVKTLQFDTELHNNFGKYCRTSEELALSSCLSDVSSTYFTGKSPFPTLDKFIECIASIGDVSGKIRSWYWFSEYGLIVYSMSRNRYCERIGRQHKSNHVMYVVDLRRAVYYQKCYDPDCKGYRSPLRPIPMDCIPDSMYSSGLGQMMQHEGLTNNNIEYHLVKNCRELDMSYYNEDNPESCNKDSWWIEAINLANDIENKHKACDIVNMVNIDNDEDDSWWMAAEETASQAELMHFNSE from the exons ATGGACGACGTTGATCGACTCTTTCAATGCTTCAAATGCGGCGTTTCTCCTCCAC CTTCAGCCatgatagaaagaaaaagaagaaaaatcaaaccgAAGCAAGAAGGCACAAAGCTTGAGGTGTGTACGACTTCAGGTACTCCATCTCCAGGATCAACCGGCTGTGGAAAGACAACTGAAACTGATATAACACTCTTTCCGGAAAAA CTTGGTTTGCCAATGGTTAAAGCGAACAAATCTAGCTGTGGCAAGCAGATTTCTCCTGTTGTATTCTATGGGACTCCGCATGGTGTGCCTCCAAAAAGACCATCGAGCTTATTGCGATTATTGCGTGAAATACGTGTTGATCTCTCTGAAGAGGATAAATCAGACTTAAG GAAGGAAGTATGGGCTACCTTTCCAAGGCAAGATGAAGCAATGAAGTTTGCGAGAGGTCATACAaatgtacatatatatagttATCAAGATCATTTCAATGGACAGAGAAGGTTTCTTGTTTCAACATATGAGGAATTCTGGCAGAG gtaCAAAATCATGGACCCAAAATTTCGTCATCATTATGAAGTGATTCAGGAG GGTTTTCCCTGTCACctttattttgatttggagTTCAATAAGAGAGATAATCCTGAAAAAGATGGAGATGAAATGGTTGATTTGTTGATATCAATCACTCTAGAAGCATTGCTTGACAAATACTCTATTGAAGGAAATGAAGATTGGATAATAGAGCTTGATTCCTCTACTACGG AAAAATTCTCTCGTCATTTGATTATTCGAATGCCAAAGACTGCTTTCAAGGACAACTCACATGCAGGTGCATTTGTTACTGAG ATATGCTCTCGGATAAGAAGAGCAAGAGAAAGAGatgaaaagtttgaaaaactgtTCATAAAGAAAGATTCGAGCTCTGATGAGTCCCCAAGCCAACTTTTTGTGGACACTGCTGTGTATTCCAGAAATCGTTGCTTTCGTTTAGCTCTATCTTCGAAGGCAGGGAAGAATTCTTTCCTTCTACCTACTGGGCGTTTCAGATGTAAGGGCATG TGTGAAGAAGACATGTTCATGGCATCTTTGATCTGCAATATTGATGCTGACTGCAACAAACGTTTAGTCTGCAAATTGGAGTTAGATTGTGTTAAAACCCTGCAATTTGATACAGAG CTACATaataattttggaaaatattgtCGCACTTCTGAAGAATTAGCATTGAGTTCCTGCTTAAGTGATGTGTCAAGCACTTACTTCACGGGAAAGTCACCATTCCCAACTTTGGACAAATTTATAGAATGTATTGCATCAATTGGAGATGTATCTG GAAAAATAAGGAGCTGGTATTGGTTCTCAGAGTATGGATTGATTGTCTACAGTATGTCAAGAAATAGATACTGTGAGCGAATTGGAAGACAGCATAAAAGCAATCATG TGATGTATGTTGTTGATCTGAGAAGGGCTGTTTATTACCAGAAATGCTATGATCCAGATTGCAAAG GTTACCGATCTCCTCTTCGGCCAATTCCAATGGACTGCATCCCTGATTCTATGTATTCCTCTGGTTTGGGACAGATGATGCAGCATGAAGGATTGACAAATAATAATATCGAATACCACCTTGTAAAAAATTGCAGGGAACTGGATATGAGTTACTACAATGAAGACAATCCAGAGAGCTGCAATAAAGATTCTTGGTGGATTGAAGCCATAAATCTTGCCAATGATATTGAGAACAAGCACAAAGCATGTGACATCGTCAACATG GTGAACATtgataatgatgaagatgatagCTGGTGGATGGCTGCTGAGGAGACTGCATCTCAAGCAGAGCTAATGCACTTCAATTCAGAGTAA
- the LOC123197750 gene encoding protein SAR DEFICIENT 4 has product MASNDSYPNSANPVFISADSIHSILTHKSLIQHFHSSLPKVSSTIHTPLRQNYNVSPSSSLLLMPSWSSSPSFPYMGVKLVTHFPQNSALNLPGIHGSYVLFSSTTGQTLAAMDGTVLTLYRTSCVSGLASKILARKDSKILVMVGAGALAPHLIKAHLAARPGLQRVIIWNRTMKKASDLAAELRKRDEYKGVCFESDENLEGIIEMGDIVSCATNSEVALVRGERLKVGAHLDLVGSFQHSMRECDDEAIRRGRVFVDNEGALVEAGELVGAFERKVIEKEDVVGNLVELIEGAKTGRRDEKEITVFKAVGSGVVDVLAAQMVYENFLKLGRND; this is encoded by the coding sequence ATGGCTTCCAATGACTCATATCCCAACTCAGCCAATCCAGTCTTCATCTCAGCCGATTCAATCCACTCAATCCTAACCCACAAATCTCTCATCCAACACTTCCACTCTTCTCTCCCGAAAGTCTCATCGACAATCCACACACCACTCCGTCAAAACTACAACGTTTCACCTTCCTCCTCTCTCCTCCTCATGCCCTCCTGGTCTTCCTCCCCCTCTTTCCCTTACATGGGCGTCAAACTTGTCACTCACTTCCCCCAGAACTCCGCCCTAAACTTACCCGGAATTCACGGCAGTTACGTCCTCTTCAGCTCTACCACCGGCCAAACCCTCGCCGCCATGGATGGCACAGTGTTGACTCTTTACAGAACATCATGTGTCTCCGGCTTGGCGTCGAAGATCTTAGCGAGAAAAGACAGCAAAATCCTTGTTATGGTAGGTGCAGGCGCTCTGGCGCCCCATTTGATCAAGGCCCACTTAGCAGCCCGACCCGGTTTGCAGAGAGTGATAATATGGAACAGAACGATGAAGAAGGCCAGCGATTTGGCTGCGGAGTTGAGGAAGAGGGATGAATACAAGGGGGTGTGTTTTGAAAGTGATGAAAACTTGGAGGGGATAATTGAAATGGGTGATATTGTGAGCTGTGCGACAAATTCTGAGGTGGCGTTGGTGAGAGGGGAGAGATTAAAGGTGGGGGCTCATCTTGATTTGGTTGGGTCGTTTCAGCATAGTATGAGGGAATGTGATGATGAGGCCATAAGAAGAGGGAGAGTTTTTGTGGATAATGAAGGGGCTTTGGTGGAAGCTGGTGAACTTGTGGGTGCTTTTGAGAGAAAGGTGATTGAAAAGGAAGACGTTGTGGGAAATTTGGTGGAGCTGATTGAAGGGGCTAAAACTGGAAGAAGAGATGAGAAGGAGATCACAGTGTTCAAGGCTGTTGGGTCTGGCGTGGTGGATGTTCTTGCAGCCCAAATGGTATacgaaaattttctaaaacttggCAGGAATGATTAG
- the LOC123197642 gene encoding uncharacterized protein PAM68-like, translated as MNTLLSSQKLPLQFPKPYQWSPGITVIHPITMQKLINLPSNTWKLHANAKGFGARTPATIKESAINNNNNNNRTEDGHLPQVVLERMIVRILVAVGVPLATGIALLHLFGMVKEQKLWDVPLWLPFLTTLLTFGMSALGIAYGSLSTSWDEEKKGSVLGLEEAKQNWVEMWKEENDDA; from the coding sequence ATGAACACACTACTCTCTTCGCAAAAACTACCTCTTCAATTCCCAAAGCCATATCAATGGAGTCCGGGAATAACAGTAATTCACCCCATAACCATGCAAAAACTGATAAACCTTCCATCAAACACATGGAAGCTACACGCCAATGCCAAGGGCTTTGGCGCCAGAACACCAGCCACCATAAAGGAAAGTGCcattaacaacaacaacaacaataatagaACTGAAGACGGCCATCTTCCGCAGGTAGTTTTGGAAAGAATGATAGTGAGAATTTTGGTGGCTGTTGGGGTGCCACTGGCTACTGGTATAGCATTGCTCCACTTATTTGGTATGGTGAAGGAGCAGAAGCTATGGGATGTGCCATTATGGCTTCCATTTTTGACAACTTTGTTAACTTTTGGAATGTCTGCGCTTGGGATTGCTTATGGGTCACTTTCCACCAGCTGGGATGAAGAGAAGAAGGGCTCTGTGCTTGGACTTGAAGAAGCTAAGCAGAATTGGGTTGAGATGTGGAAAGAAGAAAACGATGATGCCTGA
- the LOC123197161 gene encoding heavy metal-associated isoprenylated plant protein 39-like isoform X2, translated as MKKAVLKLDFQDDKLKKKAMKTVSGLPGVESIAMDMKDKKLTVIGDIDPVSIVSKLRKLCHTDIVSVGPAKEPEKKKADDKKKDEAKKDDVAELVKAYKAYNPSLTTHYYVRSAEEDPNSCVIC; from the exons ATGAAG AAAGCAGTGTTGAAACTGGACTTTCAGGATGACAAACTCAAGAAAAAAGCCATGAAGACGGTCTCTGGCCTTCCAG GGGTTGAATCAATCGCCATGGATATGAAGGACAAGAAATTGACAGTGATTGGAGACATTGATCCAGTGAGTATAGTGAGCAAACTGAGGAAGCTTTGTCACACTGACATAGTATCAGTTGGACCAGCAAAAGAGCCGGAGAAGAAGAAGGCAGACGATAAGAAAAAAGATGAGGCTAAAAAAGACGATGTAGCTGAGCTTGTTAAGGCCTACAAGGCCTATAATCCGTCTTTGACCACACATTATTATGTTAGAAGTGCAGAGGAAGATCCAAACTCCTGTGTCATCTGCTAA